One Chloroflexota bacterium genomic region harbors:
- a CDS encoding GlsB/YeaQ/YmgE family stress response membrane protein, with protein sequence MSIIAWLVVGAIAGWIASKVVPGDERYGWLGGLVAGIVGAVLGGFLFSSLTGEDYTTGINISTLVAATVGAIIVVFLFQMVTSRRRPM encoded by the coding sequence ATGAGCATCATTGCGTGGTTAGTGGTGGGGGCAATTGCCGGCTGGATCGCCAGCAAAGTGGTTCCTGGTGACGAGCGTTATGGATGGCTGGGCGGCCTGGTGGCCGGCATCGTTGGCGCCGTGCTTGGGGGCTTCCTCTTCAGCTCGCTGACCGGCGAGGACTACACAACCGGCATCAACATCTCGACACTCGTCGCCGCCACCGTGGGCGCGATCATCGTCGTCTTCCTGTTCCAGATGGTGACCAGTCGACGACGGCCTATGTGA
- a CDS encoding neutral zinc metallopeptidase: MTFEPGARLDPGQVRDVRGKGGVLAVGGGIGGVILLVLFVALGGDPSQLPPGLLEGQTVGTGQESDLTEECQTGADANLRDDCRIVGYVNSVQAYWTEAVDGYTPALTTFFTQAVNTGCGTASSAVGPFYCPPDESVYIDLGFFDQLETRFGAEGGPFAEAYVIAHEYGHHIQNLLGDLQPGGGTGAESHAVRTELQADCYAGVWASNAVETGYLEPITPEQVAQALDAASAIGDDRIQEQTQGQVNPETWTHGSSEQRQAWFRVGLDSGDPNDCDTFSADI, encoded by the coding sequence ATGACCTTCGAGCCAGGCGCGCGCCTCGACCCCGGGCAGGTCCGTGACGTGCGAGGCAAGGGAGGCGTGCTGGCGGTCGGGGGTGGCATCGGCGGCGTGATTCTGCTGGTTCTCTTTGTCGCGCTGGGCGGCGACCCGTCCCAGCTGCCGCCGGGGCTGCTCGAGGGCCAGACGGTCGGCACCGGCCAAGAGAGTGACCTGACGGAGGAATGCCAGACGGGGGCGGATGCCAACCTGCGCGACGACTGCCGCATCGTCGGCTACGTGAACAGCGTCCAGGCCTACTGGACTGAGGCCGTGGACGGCTATACCCCGGCCCTGACCACGTTCTTCACCCAGGCGGTCAACACGGGCTGCGGCACGGCCTCGAGCGCGGTCGGCCCCTTCTACTGCCCGCCTGACGAGAGCGTCTACATCGACCTCGGCTTCTTCGACCAGCTGGAGACCCGCTTCGGCGCCGAAGGTGGGCCCTTCGCCGAGGCGTACGTCATCGCGCACGAGTACGGCCACCATATCCAGAACCTGCTCGGGGACCTCCAGCCTGGCGGAGGAACGGGTGCCGAGAGCCATGCGGTGCGCACCGAGCTCCAGGCCGACTGCTACGCGGGGGTGTGGGCCAGCAATGCGGTTGAAACGGGCTACCTGGAGCCGATCACGCCTGAGCAGGTCGCCCAGGCGCTCGACGCCGCCTCAGCCATCGGCGACGATCGGATCCAGGAGCAGACGCAGGGACAGGTGAACCCCGAGACCTGGACGCACGGCTCGTCCGAGCAGCGTCAGGCGTGGTTCCGCGTCGGGCTCGACAGCGGCGACCCGAACGACTGCGACACGTTCAGCGCCGACATCTAA
- a CDS encoding phosphoribulokinase: MAATNFHRPIMVAVGGDSGSGKTTLVRGLYRIFGAERITNLCLDDYHKLDRAERKRLGVTALNPAANDIELMARQVAAVARGETISKPTYDHSTGTFGQREDVEPREIVVIRGLFPLMTANLRNAFDVRVWLQPQEELKWAWKVKRDCAERGYSVPEVIRQIVDRRDDHRRYLAPQRAYADMLVQFYPPAGYFRAGTAVDHDAHLNVRLRLGPGLPRLDLGDVLASAAADEPPPIRLEQEADATGASILEIDGAVSPSRSLELDERIWAHMETHRHLRPGEIGSYLDGSVERHSDPLALTQLLIAYQVVQAGLERGLTFGASAASAAASG; the protein is encoded by the coding sequence ATGGCGGCGACGAACTTCCATCGCCCGATCATGGTGGCCGTGGGAGGCGACAGCGGCAGCGGCAAGACGACGCTGGTCAGGGGCCTGTATCGGATCTTCGGCGCGGAGCGGATCACCAACCTGTGCCTCGACGATTACCACAAGCTGGACCGAGCAGAGCGCAAGCGGCTCGGCGTGACCGCCCTCAACCCGGCCGCGAACGACATTGAGCTCATGGCGCGACAGGTCGCCGCTGTTGCACGCGGCGAGACCATCTCGAAGCCAACTTATGACCACTCGACGGGGACCTTCGGCCAGCGCGAGGATGTCGAGCCGCGCGAGATCGTCGTCATCCGCGGCCTCTTTCCGCTGATGACCGCGAACCTGCGAAACGCGTTTGATGTTCGCGTGTGGCTGCAGCCGCAGGAGGAGCTGAAGTGGGCCTGGAAGGTTAAGCGGGACTGCGCGGAGCGCGGATACAGCGTGCCGGAAGTCATCCGCCAGATCGTCGACAGGCGCGATGACCATCGGCGGTACCTCGCACCCCAGCGCGCGTACGCCGATATGCTCGTCCAGTTCTACCCACCGGCCGGCTATTTCCGGGCCGGAACCGCCGTCGATCACGACGCCCATCTGAACGTGCGTCTCAGGCTCGGCCCTGGGCTTCCTCGGCTCGACCTCGGCGACGTGTTGGCGAGCGCCGCCGCGGACGAGCCACCCCCGATTCGCCTCGAGCAGGAGGCGGACGCTACGGGCGCTTCCATCCTGGAGATCGACGGAGCGGTTTCGCCCTCACGCTCTCTCGAGCTCGATGAGCGAATCTGGGCGCACATGGAGACGCATCGTCACCTCCGTCCCGGGGAGATCGGCAGTTACCTCGACGGCAGCGTGGAGCGGCACTCCGACCCGCTGGCGCTCACGCAACTCCTCATCGCCTATCAGGTCGTGCAGGCCGGCTTGGAGCGCGGGTTGACGTTCGGAGCCTCCGCGGCCTCGGCGGCGGCGAGCGGCTGA
- a CDS encoding ribulose-bisphosphate carboxylase large subunit: MTQPSTQTGPERTSGVHSYQELYLALDYVPAATDLLVAFKLAPREDTSMEEAAAAVAAESSTGTWTEVSEDDEGLAYQLRARVYRIAADVALIAYPIDLFEFGSIPNILSSVVGNVFGFKAVSALRLLDMRIPLPLVESFPGPAFGISGVREKLNVHGRAMTGSTIKPKLGLSPAEHARRAYETLRGGIDTVKDDENLNSQAWSPFDERIRRTLELVQRAEAETGERKGYWANVTAAETSEMLRRANLVADEGGRFVMVDFLTAGFAATASLRAETERLGLALHAHRAMHAVMDRHPDHGVDFLVIAKWARLMGADHVHVGTGVGKLEGTIQEMGERRRMMTAAFAPAGGGTLFDQAWGELKPLVPVASGGLHPGHVPQLDEVFGTDAFFLFGGGVHGHPGGSRAGATAARVAVEAVAAGQTLAHAARTCPELRQALDLWSGVRF; encoded by the coding sequence ATGACCCAGCCTTCAACGCAGACGGGACCTGAGCGGACCAGTGGGGTTCATTCGTACCAAGAGCTGTATCTGGCCCTCGACTACGTTCCCGCCGCGACTGACTTGCTGGTTGCGTTCAAGCTCGCCCCGCGTGAGGACACCTCGATGGAGGAGGCCGCGGCGGCGGTGGCGGCCGAGTCCTCGACGGGGACCTGGACCGAGGTGAGCGAGGATGACGAGGGCCTGGCCTACCAGCTCCGGGCGCGGGTGTACCGGATCGCCGCCGACGTCGCCTTGATCGCGTACCCGATTGACCTGTTCGAGTTCGGCAGCATCCCCAACATCCTGTCCAGCGTGGTGGGCAACGTTTTTGGGTTCAAGGCGGTGAGCGCGCTTCGCCTGCTCGACATGCGTATCCCCCTACCCCTGGTCGAATCGTTCCCAGGGCCTGCGTTCGGCATCTCCGGCGTCCGGGAGAAGCTGAACGTTCATGGCCGGGCGATGACCGGATCTACCATCAAACCCAAACTGGGGCTCTCGCCCGCCGAGCATGCGCGGCGCGCCTACGAGACGCTGCGGGGCGGGATCGACACCGTCAAGGACGACGAGAACCTGAACAGTCAGGCTTGGTCGCCGTTCGACGAGCGCATCCGGCGGACACTGGAGCTCGTGCAACGCGCGGAGGCCGAGACCGGGGAGCGCAAGGGCTATTGGGCCAACGTCACCGCCGCCGAGACCAGCGAGATGCTTCGCCGCGCCAACCTGGTGGCCGACGAGGGCGGCCGGTTCGTGATGGTCGACTTCCTGACGGCGGGTTTCGCGGCGACTGCGTCGCTGCGTGCGGAGACCGAGCGGCTGGGCCTGGCGCTGCACGCGCATCGGGCGATGCATGCGGTGATGGATCGCCACCCCGACCACGGCGTGGACTTCTTGGTCATCGCCAAGTGGGCGCGGCTGATGGGCGCGGACCACGTCCACGTCGGCACCGGGGTCGGGAAGCTGGAGGGAACCATCCAGGAGATGGGCGAGCGGCGTCGAATGATGACCGCCGCGTTCGCGCCGGCCGGGGGTGGGACGCTGTTCGACCAGGCCTGGGGCGAGCTCAAGCCCCTGGTTCCCGTCGCCTCAGGCGGGTTGCACCCGGGCCACGTTCCCCAGCTCGACGAGGTCTTCGGGACGGACGCCTTCTTCCTGTTCGGTGGAGGCGTGCACGGCCATCCGGGCGGCAGCCGGGCCGGTGCCACCGCCGCGCGGGTTGCGGTGGAGGCGGTGGCCGCCGGGCAGACGCTCGCGCACGCGGCGCGTACCTGCCCCGAATTGCGCCAGGCGCTCGACCTGTGGTCGGGCGTGAGGTTCTGA
- a CDS encoding ATP-grasp domain-containing protein, protein MTRILLLLPTRTYRTADFLAAADRLGVDVVVGAERRNVLESVAGAGTIRVQLDDAERGAATIERYARERRLDAVVGVDDGSTLVAAAAAERLGLPHNSVAAVERSRDKAHARTAFAAAGLPTPRFATYPATSGPAALAALAADTRYPCVVKPLDRSGSQGVIRANDPAELVAAFRRVARILGCDETAATAATVGKPAAPAKPARVPGILVEDFIPGVELAIEGLLRAGELEVLAVFDKPDPLDGPFFEETLFVTPSRLSPKRRREVEATAALATRALGLREGPIHAEVRLNDEGAWVLEVAARSIGGLCARTLRFGAGVSLEELILRHAAGLDLPPHHRERSASGVLMLPIRHAGRLREVRGQSAARAVPNIDGLSITIPRGEALVPLPEGDRYLGFLFARAASPAAVEMALRVAWSMLEVIIDEADGSVRTAPPDPPS, encoded by the coding sequence ATGACCCGGATCCTCCTGCTCCTCCCGACGCGGACCTACCGTACGGCCGACTTCCTCGCCGCTGCGGATCGGCTCGGGGTGGACGTGGTGGTCGGGGCGGAGCGACGGAACGTGCTCGAGTCGGTGGCCGGGGCTGGGACGATCCGTGTCCAGCTCGACGATGCCGAGCGGGGCGCCGCGACGATCGAGCGGTACGCCCGCGAACGTCGGCTCGATGCCGTCGTCGGCGTCGACGACGGGTCGACCCTAGTGGCCGCCGCGGCAGCCGAACGGCTCGGCCTGCCGCACAACTCGGTGGCCGCGGTCGAGCGGAGCCGTGACAAGGCGCACGCCCGCACGGCGTTCGCGGCCGCCGGTCTGCCGACCCCACGATTTGCAACGTATCCGGCCACGTCAGGCCCGGCCGCCCTCGCTGCGCTCGCGGCCGATACCCGCTACCCGTGCGTCGTGAAGCCACTCGATCGGTCGGGGAGCCAGGGCGTCATCCGGGCGAACGACCCGGCCGAGCTGGTTGCCGCCTTCCGGCGGGTTGCCCGAATCCTCGGTTGCGATGAGACCGCCGCCACCGCCGCCACGGTCGGCAAGCCCGCGGCGCCCGCCAAACCTGCGCGCGTCCCCGGGATCCTGGTCGAGGACTTCATTCCCGGTGTCGAGTTGGCGATCGAAGGCCTGCTCCGCGCCGGTGAGCTCGAGGTCCTCGCGGTCTTCGACAAGCCCGACCCGCTCGACGGACCGTTCTTCGAAGAGACTCTCTTCGTTACCCCGTCGCGCCTCTCCCCGAAGCGACGACGCGAGGTTGAGGCGACCGCCGCCTTGGCCACTCGGGCGCTCGGCCTTCGCGAAGGCCCGATCCACGCCGAGGTCCGCCTGAACGACGAGGGGGCGTGGGTCCTCGAGGTCGCCGCTCGCTCGATCGGCGGGCTGTGCGCTCGGACCCTTCGATTCGGCGCCGGCGTCAGCCTGGAGGAGCTCATCCTCCGCCACGCCGCCGGCCTCGACCTGCCGCCCCACCACCGCGAGCGGTCCGCGTCGGGCGTCCTCATGCTCCCGATCCGGCACGCCGGGCGGCTTCGCGAGGTTCGCGGTCAGTCGGCCGCCCGGGCCGTCCCCAACATCGACGGCCTGTCGATCACGATCCCGCGCGGGGAGGCGCTCGTTCCGCTCCCCGAAGGTGACCGGTACCTCGGCTTCCTGTTCGCCCGGGCCGCGAGTCCAGCTGCGGTGGAGATGGCCCTCCGCGTTGCCTGGTCCATGCTCGAGGTCATCATCGACGAGGCGGATGGCTCAGTGCGGACGGCACCCCCGGACCCACCATCCTGA
- a CDS encoding NifU family protein — protein sequence MDAPLLLITREAQAKVAAAARSAGYPDARLRVAIAGRRGASFAYDLSLVRPDRVDPADLVVETPLGVVYVAAADAERLRGATIGLDATVSGGAIAIDNPNVGWTDPLAVRVQEVLDTQVNPGVAAHGGYIDLLEVRDGTAYISMGGGCVGCAQVDVTLRQGVEVAIKRSVPEIVAIVDTTDHASGTNPYYQSAKK from the coding sequence ATGGACGCCCCGCTCCTGCTCATCACACGCGAGGCGCAGGCCAAGGTCGCGGCGGCCGCCAGGAGCGCCGGCTACCCCGACGCCCGGCTTCGCGTGGCGATTGCCGGTCGGCGCGGAGCGAGCTTCGCATATGACCTCTCTCTGGTTCGGCCGGACCGGGTCGACCCGGCGGACCTCGTCGTCGAGACCCCGCTCGGCGTCGTCTATGTCGCGGCTGCCGATGCCGAGCGACTGCGCGGCGCCACGATCGGCCTGGACGCCACCGTATCCGGCGGGGCGATCGCGATCGACAACCCGAACGTCGGCTGGACCGATCCACTCGCCGTGCGGGTCCAGGAGGTACTCGACACGCAGGTCAATCCCGGCGTTGCCGCCCACGGCGGCTACATCGACCTCCTCGAGGTCCGGGACGGGACGGCCTACATCTCGATGGGCGGTGGATGCGTCGGCTGTGCCCAGGTGGACGTCACCCTCCGTCAAGGGGTGGAGGTTGCTATCAAGCGGTCCGTTCCCGAGATCGTCGCTATCGTCGACACCACCGACCACGCGTCGGGCACCAATCCCTACTACCAGTCCGCCAAGAAGTAG
- a CDS encoding FAD-binding protein, translating into MSPRPESRTRPCNVLVIGTGGAGLRAAIAARQAGVDVVVIGKRSRLDAHTVLAAGGINAALGTVDPEDSWQQHFADTMREGYYLSDPRVVEIMTSEAPLAINELAEWGCPFARTDDGKLDQRYFGAHTFRRTCYAGDYTGRAVLSTLAEQVQKLDIPVIEDQYVSRLLTADSQCFGALAFDLHTGDRTVFEADAVVLCGGGHTRIWRRSSSRRDENYGEGMWLAFQAGARLMDMELVQFHPTGMLLPEEAAGTLVTEAVRGEGGRLYNAEGERFMQRYDPQRMELSSRDRIALANYTEIQEGRGGPNGGVFLDVTHLGKDVILEKLPRMYRQFVEYQMLDIAKEPMEVAPTAHYSMGGIVVDPPTHATDVGGLYAAGECTAGLHGANRLGGNSLVETLVFGRRAGEAAARSSLERESRLRSKQVTDEAHADLDRLIDNGTELSRALQRAVRNIMWEHCGVVREASDMERALGMLDEVRSALPSVDVRPSEEGWGDLAHVLDVQAMLGTAEATLRGAIAREESRGAHNRSDFPELDPAMEVNFIVGRGSDARMALEPAPVPAVSVELRSWLARAGNIDPAGRLLE; encoded by the coding sequence ATGAGCCCCAGACCAGAGAGCCGCACGCGCCCGTGCAACGTCCTGGTCATCGGGACCGGCGGGGCCGGCCTCAGAGCTGCGATTGCGGCCCGCCAGGCCGGTGTCGACGTGGTGGTCATCGGCAAGCGGAGCCGACTGGATGCCCATACCGTGCTCGCCGCCGGCGGTATCAACGCGGCGCTTGGCACCGTCGACCCGGAGGACTCATGGCAGCAGCATTTCGCCGACACCATGCGAGAGGGCTATTACCTGAGCGACCCGCGCGTCGTCGAGATCATGACCAGCGAGGCACCGCTGGCAATCAATGAGCTCGCTGAGTGGGGCTGCCCATTCGCGCGCACCGACGACGGCAAGCTTGACCAACGCTACTTCGGCGCCCACACGTTTCGGCGCACGTGCTACGCCGGGGACTACACCGGGCGAGCCGTCCTGTCTACCCTGGCCGAACAGGTGCAGAAGCTCGATATCCCGGTGATCGAAGACCAGTACGTCTCGCGCCTGCTCACCGCCGACAGCCAGTGCTTTGGTGCGCTTGCCTTCGATCTCCACACCGGGGATCGCACGGTCTTTGAGGCCGACGCAGTCGTCCTGTGCGGCGGCGGGCATACGCGCATCTGGCGTCGCAGCTCGTCGCGGCGCGACGAGAACTACGGCGAGGGCATGTGGCTGGCCTTCCAGGCCGGGGCGCGCCTGATGGACATGGAGCTCGTCCAGTTCCATCCCACCGGGATGCTGCTGCCGGAGGAGGCCGCCGGCACGCTGGTCACCGAGGCCGTGCGCGGCGAAGGCGGGCGACTGTACAACGCCGAAGGCGAGCGCTTCATGCAGCGCTACGACCCCCAGCGGATGGAGCTGAGCAGCCGCGACCGCATCGCCCTGGCCAACTACACCGAGATCCAGGAAGGCCGGGGCGGCCCCAACGGCGGCGTCTTCCTCGACGTGACCCACCTGGGCAAGGACGTGATCCTGGAAAAGCTGCCGCGGATGTACCGCCAGTTCGTGGAGTATCAGATGCTCGACATTGCCAAAGAGCCCATGGAGGTCGCGCCCACGGCGCACTACTCGATGGGCGGGATCGTGGTCGATCCGCCGACCCACGCCACCGACGTTGGCGGACTGTACGCCGCCGGCGAATGCACGGCGGGACTGCACGGTGCCAACCGGCTGGGTGGCAACTCGCTGGTGGAGACTCTGGTGTTCGGTCGGCGCGCCGGTGAGGCAGCGGCGCGATCTTCGCTGGAGCGCGAATCGCGGCTTCGCTCCAAACAAGTCACCGACGAGGCACACGCCGACCTCGACAGGCTGATCGACAACGGTACCGAGCTCAGCCGGGCCCTGCAGCGCGCGGTCCGCAACATCATGTGGGAGCACTGCGGCGTGGTGCGCGAAGCCAGCGACATGGAGCGGGCACTCGGCATGCTGGACGAGGTCCGCTCAGCGCTGCCGAGCGTCGACGTGCGCCCCAGCGAAGAGGGATGGGGCGACCTGGCCCACGTCCTCGACGTCCAGGCCATGCTGGGCACCGCCGAAGCCACCCTGCGGGGGGCGATCGCGCGCGAAGAGAGCCGTGGTGCGCACAACCGTTCGGACTTCCCGGAGCTGGATCCGGCGATGGAGGTCAATTTCATCGTCGGGCGCGGCAGTGACGCCCGGATGGCGCTGGAACCCGCACCCGTTCCGGCGGTCTCCGTGGAGCTCCGATCGTGGCTCGCGCGAGCGGGGAATATCGACCCCGCGGGGCGGCTTCTAGAATGA
- a CDS encoding glycosidase: MSSGRALFTRFPGNPIIRAADLPYDANAVFNPGAAEVNGETVLLLRVEDLRGISHLTVARSRDGVSDWRINSEPSLRSAPVRYPEEVWGIEDPRLTWLEEMQAWVIAYTAYSRRGPLVSFARTADFRSFRRFGAALLPEDKDAALFPRRFGGRWAVIHRPTPVHGNASMWISYSPDLRHWGDFSLLLEPREGAWWDSAKIGLGPPPLETPEGWLVMYHGSHLTASGALYRTGLALLDLEDPRTVLRRSDEWVIGPTEPYERVGDVGGVVFPCGWVLHRATNELRVYYGAADTSVALATARLDDVLEYLRSSPRPTPQRRRVRL, encoded by the coding sequence ATGTCCTCCGGCCGCGCCCTTTTCACGCGCTTTCCCGGTAATCCGATCATTCGTGCAGCCGACCTTCCCTACGACGCGAACGCGGTCTTCAACCCGGGCGCAGCCGAGGTCAACGGTGAGACCGTCCTTCTCCTTCGCGTGGAGGACCTCCGCGGCATCAGCCACCTCACCGTTGCCCGCAGCCGGGACGGGGTCAGCGACTGGCGAATCAACAGTGAGCCGAGCTTGCGCTCCGCCCCGGTGCGGTACCCGGAGGAGGTGTGGGGCATCGAGGATCCGCGGCTGACGTGGCTTGAGGAGATGCAGGCCTGGGTGATCGCCTACACCGCCTACAGCCGGCGCGGCCCGCTCGTCTCCTTTGCACGCACGGCCGACTTCCGATCCTTCCGGAGGTTTGGCGCGGCGCTTCTGCCGGAGGACAAGGACGCCGCCCTGTTTCCGCGGCGATTCGGCGGCCGATGGGCGGTCATCCACCGTCCGACGCCGGTGCACGGGAACGCGAGCATGTGGATCTCCTATTCGCCCGACCTACGCCACTGGGGCGATTTCAGCCTGCTCCTCGAGCCACGCGAGGGCGCGTGGTGGGACTCGGCCAAGATCGGGCTGGGACCCCCGCCGCTGGAGACCCCCGAGGGCTGGTTGGTCATGTACCACGGTAGTCATCTCACGGCCAGCGGCGCCCTGTACCGGACTGGGCTCGCCCTGCTCGATCTCGAGGACCCCAGGACCGTCCTGCGACGCAGCGACGAATGGGTGATCGGGCCGACTGAGCCCTATGAGCGGGTCGGCGACGTGGGCGGCGTCGTCTTCCCGTGCGGCTGGGTGCTGCATCGGGCGACCAACGAGCTCCGCGTGTACTACGGCGCAGCCGATACGTCCGTCGCGCTCGCCACCGCGCGCCTGGACGATGTGCTCGAGTACCTGCGCAGCTCCCCCCGGCCGACGCCGCAGAGGCGCCGGGTGCGCCTCTAG
- a CDS encoding glycosyltransferase family 4 protein gives MTATWQDLPALALVGTYPPRRCGIATFTRDLRDALVDLTPPGARTPLVVAVDRGRRDPPRYPPEVTFRLKRSDAEAYVAAAAHLAVAGTEVVSLQHEYGIFGGPSGRHVLGLAAALRVPLVTTLHTVRPHPTPLQRAILVELVRRSARVVVMSERARHLLSTEYEAPSDALQVIPHGVPQIEIVDPAEARARLGLPEGPLILSFGLLGPAKRLELVIDALARIRDRVPQTRFAIVGATHPEVRLRNGERYRAALAARAQALGLERHLLFVDRYVDDNELVAWLQAADLFVTPYGNAEQAASGTLAYAVAAGRACISTPYEYARELLADGRGVLFPFDDVEALADRLFALLTHPVERQKIGNRARALAADMSWDAVGDGYRAIFSQVAGEARHALRPVQMIGPEAARSDGRVTAKTLPARVLPRIERHHLSRLGTGRGIWQHAIGETADPRHGTCTDDVARALVVDLLHAEQAPGPAVTASIHRSLRFLDDAYDPAAGRFRNLRSADGVWLERIGSEDCHGRALQALGEFLARSDDHVARRLASKLFTTALPAALAFAHLRPRCYAILGCAAALRSAGSPALRQSLASLTTTLAASIPPATADWPWPEATVTYDNGTLPQALLSAGDLLNQDRWVELGARLLDWLLAAQTDADGHLVPIGNRGWWPRGGRPASFDQQPIEATSLLEAARAALIVTGDARWLDDMERAYAWFLGENHLGLALAVPQAGACHDGLGPYGVNANCGAESTLAWLLAVERIREVRQAPASLRGLQAAVKVAR, from the coding sequence ATGACCGCGACGTGGCAGGACCTTCCGGCCCTGGCCTTGGTAGGGACCTATCCGCCTCGGCGTTGCGGGATCGCCACCTTCACGCGTGACCTGCGCGACGCACTGGTAGATCTCACACCGCCGGGCGCGCGCACACCGCTGGTGGTCGCGGTAGACCGCGGCCGCCGGGACCCGCCCCGGTATCCGCCCGAGGTCACCTTCCGCCTGAAGCGCTCCGACGCCGAGGCGTATGTCGCCGCCGCCGCCCACCTGGCCGTCGCTGGTACCGAGGTCGTCTCGCTCCAGCACGAGTACGGCATATTCGGTGGCCCATCCGGCCGTCACGTCCTCGGGCTCGCGGCGGCGTTGCGGGTGCCCCTCGTCACCACCCTGCACACGGTCCGCCCCCATCCCACACCGCTCCAGCGCGCCATCCTCGTCGAGCTGGTGCGGCGATCGGCGCGTGTCGTGGTAATGAGCGAACGTGCGCGGCACCTGCTCAGCACCGAATACGAGGCCCCGTCCGATGCATTGCAGGTCATTCCCCACGGCGTACCGCAGATCGAGATAGTCGACCCAGCCGAGGCACGGGCCCGCCTCGGCTTGCCAGAAGGGCCTCTCATCCTTTCGTTCGGCCTGCTTGGTCCAGCCAAGCGCCTCGAATTGGTGATCGATGCCCTCGCCAGAATCCGCGATCGTGTCCCACAGACTCGATTCGCGATCGTCGGTGCCACGCACCCAGAGGTGCGGCTCCGAAACGGGGAACGCTATCGCGCTGCCCTCGCTGCGCGGGCGCAGGCGCTCGGCCTCGAGCGTCACCTCCTGTTCGTGGATCGCTACGTCGATGACAACGAGCTGGTGGCCTGGCTGCAGGCCGCGGACCTCTTCGTCACCCCGTACGGGAACGCCGAGCAGGCTGCCTCGGGGACGCTGGCATATGCCGTGGCCGCCGGTCGAGCGTGCATCTCGACACCCTACGAGTACGCGCGGGAGCTCCTCGCCGACGGCCGCGGGGTCCTGTTTCCATTCGACGACGTCGAGGCGCTCGCCGACCGGCTGTTCGCGCTCCTCACCCATCCCGTTGAGCGGCAGAAAATCGGGAACCGCGCACGCGCGCTGGCCGCCGACATGAGTTGGGACGCCGTCGGCGACGGCTACCGGGCAATCTTCTCCCAGGTGGCCGGCGAAGCGCGCCATGCGCTGCGACCGGTCCAGATGATCGGGCCAGAGGCCGCCCGGTCTGACGGTCGCGTCACCGCCAAGACTCTGCCGGCGCGGGTCCTCCCGCGGATCGAACGGCATCATCTTTCCCGCCTGGGGACCGGGCGCGGGATCTGGCAGCATGCGATTGGCGAAACTGCCGATCCGCGCCACGGCACCTGCACCGATGACGTGGCGCGTGCCCTGGTGGTGGATCTGCTCCACGCGGAGCAGGCTCCAGGGCCAGCGGTGACGGCCTCGATTCACCGATCGCTGCGCTTTCTGGATGACGCCTATGACCCAGCGGCGGGACGCTTCCGGAACCTCCGGAGTGCCGATGGTGTGTGGCTTGAACGGATCGGCTCCGAGGACTGCCACGGCCGCGCGTTGCAGGCGCTCGGGGAGTTCCTGGCCCGCTCCGACGACCATGTGGCGCGTCGCCTGGCGTCGAAGCTCTTCACCACCGCCCTGCCGGCTGCGCTGGCCTTCGCTCACCTCCGGCCACGCTGCTACGCGATCCTAGGCTGCGCGGCCGCCCTGCGTTCTGCGGGGAGCCCAGCGCTGCGGCAATCGCTCGCGAGCCTCACCACAACGCTGGCGGCATCCATCCCGCCTGCAACTGCCGATTGGCCATGGCCAGAGGCGACGGTGACCTACGACAACGGGACCCTGCCGCAGGCGCTCCTCAGCGCCGGCGACTTGCTGAACCAGGACCGCTGGGTCGAGCTCGGCGCCCGCCTGCTGGACTGGCTGCTCGCCGCGCAGACGGACGCCGACGGACACCTGGTCCCCATCGGGAACCGCGGCTGGTGGCCCCGTGGTGGGCGCCCGGCGTCCTTCGACCAGCAGCCGATCGAAGCGACGTCGCTGCTGGAGGCCGCTCGCGCTGCCCTGATCGTGACCGGTGATGCCCGCTGGCTGGACGACATGGAGCGCGCCTACGCGTGGTTCCTCGGCGAGAATCATCTCGGGCTGGCGTTGGCCGTCCCGCAGGCCGGAGCCTGCCACGACGGGCTGGGTCCGTATGGGGTGAACGCGAACTGCGGCGCCGAGTCGACGCTCGCGTGGCTGCTGGCCGTGGAACGGATCCGCGAGGTTCGGCAGGCACCCGCTAGCCTGCGTGGCCTGCAGGCGGCCGTGAAGGTCGCCCGCTAG